A genomic segment from Malaclemys terrapin pileata isolate rMalTer1 chromosome 1, rMalTer1.hap1, whole genome shotgun sequence encodes:
- the LOC128848349 gene encoding uncharacterized protein LOC128848349: MKEDEAVDSAYNTDFPDSQDLFITLTEIPYQPSPGVNLDPKSGERSVAANVSRPTLPSPSQRLAQIRRRKKRTRDDMFSELMGCSRAKLTQQTQWRENMSQYQRAHSEREERWRQEDQQATQTLLGLIREQTDTLRRLVDVLQDRRQEDRALLQSLSLTAIPRYRVPYPPSPKVPRRRGGRCRENCHSTPADCSSSRRLSFPKI, encoded by the exons atgaaggaggacgaggcagtcgacagcgcttacaacactgatttcccagacagccaggatctcttcatcaccctcacagagatcccctaccaaccgtccccaggcgttaacctggACCCTAAATCAGGGGAAAGATCAGTCG ctgcgaatgtctcccgacctaccctgccatccccctcgcagaggctggcgcagattaggcgtagaaagaaaaggacacgggacgacatgttctcagaacttatgggctgctcccgagccaagttgacacagcagacccagtggagggagaacatgtcgcaataccagcgagcacacagcgaacgggaggagaggtggcggcaggaagaccagcaggcgactcaaacgctgcttggactaataagggagcaaacagacacgctccggcgccttgtggatgttctgcaggaccggaggcaggaggacagagccctgctgcagtctctctctctaaccGCCATCCCCCGCTACAGAGTCCCataccccccctcacccaaagtcccaagaaggaggggtggcaggtgccgtgaaaactgtcactccacccctgcagactgctcaagtagcagaaggctctcattcccaaaaatttga